A single region of the Plasmodium malariae genome assembly, chromosome: 7 genome encodes:
- the PmUG01_07051800 gene encoding PIR protein — MEAVDYEEIFKDSIPYNIYKELDDQVKDVTDDQHCTEFKGINSPHKEKYVTLCKKVSKLLDIVFKKESSKNYEDYCSHYKYWVYQEIRKLFNESSSNNDIAEVIKKFIKLQITIFNNHQKYGCSFGFGTKDFTELNYKIEEKYLYDYFKNYNTIKSSDTCSKVNNDKYKKYLKSIVKVYNDLKKYCCLSEDWVCSHYFLSCKDEFDPSKLLSSLGSEEKGNCDGLKTITAVFNDKISDSETFSSDFLKSLNYGACYSPNNGTFTSGDTAHPFCNLYTVPVQLSSSVTIVRNNEPQGNGRASPPGNSNSMRGEDQEQEKHAKRVPQKEVTDETNENIGGSGSYRELKKKASPDEHTHVTFRWKFDTSGQLKCPTTSTKKAELGICDYMEELIEGGFATKTKSGMYRLNIKTNWTTDDLRTYRERIRSRRSTHELNTDYFNILNNIFVRISTGVALVMGIIFIFYLFFKFTPFGSRLRRDRKRKQRYRFDFTDVYTRKRPRRFLKRTYRHSDRRRFNVVNMEDELLSSNDLRNIN, encoded by the exons ATGGAAGCTGTagattat GAAGAAATTTTTAAGGATTCAATAccgtataatatatataaagaattgGATGATCAAGTTAAAGATGTGACTGATGACCAACATTGTACTGAATTTAAAGGGATAAATTCTCCtcacaaagaaaaatatgttacaCTTTGTAAAAAAGTATCAAAACTTTTAGATAttgtatttaaaaaggaaTCATCAAAAAACTATGAAGACTATTGTTCACATTATAAATACTGGGTATATCAAGAAATAAGGAAATTGTTTAATGAAAGCTCATCAAATAATGATATCGCAgaagttattaaaaaatttattaaattacagATTACTATTTTCAATAATCACCAAAAGTATGGTTGTTCTTTCGGCTTTGGTACAAAGGATTTTACAGAattgaattataaaatagaagaaaaatatttgtatgattattttaaaaattataatactaTTAAAAGTAGTGATACATGTTCTAAAGTTAacaatgataaatataaaaaatacctTAAATCGATCGTTAAAGTATATAATgatttaaagaaatattgtTGTTTATCAGAGGATTGGGTCTGTtcacattattttttgagtTGTAAGGATGAGTTTGATCCGAGTAAATTATTATCCTCTTTAGGGTctgaagaaaaaggaaattgTGATGGACTAAAAACTATTACAGCTGTATTCAATGATAAAATATCAGATTCTGAGACGTTCAGTTCAGATTTTTTGAAATCACTTAATTATGGTGCATGTTATAGTCCCAACAATGGTACATTCACATCAGGTGATACAGCACATccattttgtaatttatacaCAGTACCTGTACAGTTATCTAGTAGTGTAACTATAGTTAGAAATAATGAACCTCAAGGAAATGGTAGGGCATCCCCTCCAGGTAATTCGAATTCAATGAGGGGGGAAGATCAAGAACAAGAAAAACATGCAAAAAGAGTTCCACAAAAAGAAGTTACAGATGAAACAAACGAAAATATAGGGGGTTCAGGTAGTTACAGggaactaaaaaaaaaggcatcTCCTGATGAACATACACATGTTACATTTAGGTGGAAATTTGATACAAGCGGACAATTAAAATGTCCAACTACAAGTACAAAGAAAGCTGAATTAGGAATTTGCGATTATATGGAAGAATTGATTGAAGGTGGTTTTGCTACAAAAACAAAATCTGGGATGTACAGATTGAATATTAAAACGAATTGGACCACTGATGATTTAAGAACGTATCGTGAAAGAATAAGGAGTAGGAGATCAACTCATGAATTAAATACagattattttaatatattaaacaacATTTTTGTTCGTATTTCCACAGGAGTTGCTCTAGTAATGggaatcatttttatattttacctcttttttaaa tttACTCCCTTCGGATCACGTTTACGTAGGGATagaaaaaggaaacaaaGATATAGGTTTGATTTTACTGATGTATATACACGCAAACGACCAAGGCGCTTCTTAAAACGTACTTATAGGCATTCTGACAGGAGGAGATTTAACGTAGTAAATATGGAAGATGAGCTTCTTTCATCAAATGATTTAAGGAATATCAACTGA
- the PmUG01_07051900 gene encoding Plasmodium exported protein, unknown function produces the protein MIIFFIRSFIFSCLIWIFKYSDESNIYDKTRNKEFNINNILNIKYSRLLSSEIRASLEEKHKCLKEKIYDLKGKSTASFEKKPYALKQYNFFQEEDNESIYNDTYQEEMNYFMPRIKPQKIGAFNVKHNLKEKSPTLEHYNNIQNNKNLHKSLKKLYLENDSSSDHISSSNKRNCIINKDKINAFINNQQKHPVKYAIAHALFMFILVMFFPLIICYTCFYSIRECLK, from the exons atgatcattttttttattagatcctttattttttcctgtcTAATATGGATATTCAAATATTCTGACGAG TCAAATATCTACGATAAAACGCGGAACAAGGaatttaacataaataacatattaaatattaaatatagcaGATTGTTAAGCAGTGAAATAAGAGCATCCCTGgaagaaaaacataaatgtttaaaagaaaaaatatatgatttaaaaggaaaaagtactgcatcatttgaaaaaaaaccATATGCATTAAAgcaatataacttttttcaaGAAGAAGATAATGAATCAATATACAATGATACGTATCAAGAagaaatgaattattttatgccACGTATAAAACCTCAAAAAATTGGAGCTTTTAACGTTAagcataatttaaaagaaaaatctcCTACATTAgaacattataataatattcagAACAATAAAAACCTACACaaatctttaaaaaagttatactTAGAGAATGATTCATCTTCAGACCACATCAGCTCAAGTAATAAACGtaattgtattattaataaagataaaattaatgctTTTATAAACAATCAACAAAAACATCCAGTAAAATATGCAATTGCGCATGCcctttttatgtttatattagtAATGTTTTTTCCGttaattatttgttatacTTGTTTTTATAGTATCCGAGAATGcctaaaataa